In Chaetodon trifascialis isolate fChaTrf1 chromosome 4, fChaTrf1.hap1, whole genome shotgun sequence, one DNA window encodes the following:
- the LOC139330495 gene encoding plancitoxin-1-like → MVKYRMMMMLVVHVGILLQGCDSDVKCRNDNGIEVDWYILYKLPKADGDGLSYLYMDENTKGWTLSSKNINSQSGTVANTLKPLLDFYNRKTEGFGYMLYNDQPPRGLAPASFGHSKGVVMLDRQTGVWLSHSAPKFPAYRSKNFWPDSGSINAQTFMCVTFSYDEFIKIGLQLKYIHAYSYDSDIPKTFHNELRCVAQRRCYPKKEPWFNVMKLTSARGREFSSFAKYTRFGDDLYSGLIANNLKQVLHVKSWGRMQRPLPSNCSIPHHVYNVKTVKLNGQSFPDTVDHSKWCVTPNGGWACIADMNREVSQMRRGGGAICTENFTVAKVFNDAIQESEPCRPACPNRKRKLPSECTLADAVPHKRRALGPHC, encoded by the exons agaatgatgatgatgttggtcGTTCATGTTGGGATCCTTCTTCAAGGGTGTGATTCAGATGTGAAATGCAGGAATGACAATGGAATTGAGGTGGACTG GTACATCTTATACAAGTTGCCCAAAGCAGATGGTGATGGTCTGTCGTATCTGTACATGGACGAGAACACCAAGGGATGGACCCTCAGCAGCAAGAACATCAACAGTCAATCTGGAACTGTGGCAAACACCCTGAAACCTCTCCTCGACTTCTACAACAGAAAG ACTGAAGGCTTTGGGTACATGCTCTATAATGATCAACCTCCAAGAGGATTGGCTCCTGCATCCTTTGGCCACAGTAAAG GAGTTGTGATGTTGGACAGACAAACTGGAGTTTGGCTCTCACACAGTGCACCGAAATTTCCAGCATATCGGAGTAAAAACTTCTGGCCAGACAGTGGAAGCATTAACGCTCAAACATTCATGTGTGTGACTTTCTCCTATGACGAATTCATCAAAATAG GATTGCAGCTCAAGTACATCCATGCTTATTCGTATGACTCTGACATCCCAAAAACCTTCCACAATGAGCTGCGATGTGTCGCTCAGCGACGCTGCTACCCAAAGAAAGAACCCTGGTTTAACGTGATGAAGCTGACCTCAGCAAGGGGGCGGGAGTTCTCTAGCTTCGCAAAATACACTCGCTTTGGGGACG ATCTTTACTCTGGCCTTATTGCAAACAATCTGAAGCAGGTTCTGCATGTTAAGAGCTGGGGAAGGATGCAGCGCCCTCTGCCTTCTAACTGCAGCATCCCTCATCATGTGTACAATGTGAAGACAGTGAAGCTGAATGGACAGTCCTTCCCTGATACTGTGGATCACTCCAAGTGGTGTGTGACACCTAATGGTGGTTGGGCCTGCATAGCTGATATGAACAGGGAAgtgagtcagatgagaagaggtggaggagcaaTATGTACTGAAAACTTCACAGTTGCAAAGGTTTTCAATGACGCAATCCAAGAGTCCGAGCCATGTAGACCTGCATGTCCAAACCGCAAGCGCAAACTCCCCAGTGAATGCACTTTAGCTGACGCTGTGCCGCACAAACGCAGGGCCTTAGGTCCACACTGTTAA